The genomic stretch tggcacactggtaaggctctaaagtggtcaaggcacaccatcataattgacaaggcacactgtgctgccagtgggtgctcacatcccccaatggcccttctaagaaattatcctctcccaatttcctacagcatacctggggaccattcgcggcacaccaatgtgccatggcaaagtggctgaaaatggctggcttggAGGCTTCATCGGGTTCAGAAGCATTATTTGGGCAACCTCTGTCTTCACAGCCACAGTGGCTGGAAAGCAGCATTCATAGTATACTGAATTCTATGCTAAATTCATTGCCTAGGAGCAGATTCTGTCTTGAAACAGTGCGTGTATGGGATGCAAACAGTCTTGGGTGTTTCAAGGGTAGCAGTTTTCACCCAGTGTGATGTGGCACATTGCCACAAGTGATCTGCAGGTATGTCATGGGcacttgggggagggtcatttattagtaggaccaatggggaatgtgagccccccatctgCCTTGTCAGCTGTCGAAAAGTTGatgatgtgtcttgacaattttagcaccttatcagtgtgccatgagatgagaaaagtTGAAAATCGTTGTTCTAGGAAATTGGTTTATGTGGCAAAATACaccttggaccccccccccccagctctttcTGGAGGACAGAGTATTTTCTGAACACAGAAGTTGGTCATCCCTGGCATAAATTATCACTGAGGAAATCTGTATGACTTAACAGACCCAGAACTAAAAAGGATGGATTCAGATTGTATCTCTGTCGTGGATTTGGTGGCTTGCCCAAGCCTTTGGCTCCATTTGTCTTTGCCTGCAGAGTATTGCAGCAGGGTAGTATTGACATAATTTTGGAGTTGTGAATGAGATCAAGATGAAACATTTGGTTCTCTaaggcatgggtctccaaacattttggccagagggccacatcaaatatctggcatggtgttgagggccaataaaatttttaaatatagaatttaaataCATAagcgatggaacttagatgaatgaatgggctcaaatttcaatgatttttccaagcaccaccacaaaataaagcacatactcaaACGGATCCCCAAATGGagccctccctgaccctcagaaagccttctaaggtcttCATAGGTCACAAAAAtattacttccagttttggggaaaatcaggaagtgattttttaggcttttagaaggtgttctggggtctAGGGAGGCTACATGCtgtctccctggccctcaaaacacccttcagatgtgaccagagtacagctctggttgtgttcagtcaggtgggccagaggctctcagagggtggctgtgggccagatagaccCAGGCTGGGAtatggagacccctggtctaaggaaATAAGAAAGCCCCCTTGACTATGCAAGAATTGTGCTTTCGGAAGACCCTTCAGGCCTCCTCTAAAGCTTACAAGCCTTCTCATACAGTAGCTTGAACTGACAGCCACATCACTTAGTTCTTTTCCTTTGGCACAGATGAAACCGTAGGCATGGAAATATTAGCCATATTGTCAGAATAATATTTTAAGAATATTTGGCAGAATTTGGGTGatcaacagggcctctgagaggaattttattagggggtacaaagtttcttttgggtccttttgcatagggggaggggtgaaacagcaggggagggtggtgaaggtTGAGCAGAATGGGAatagggaggggcaaaacagggtgggggagggtggagacagctgggaaagtctttggagcccaggtctacccacccatgtggcatcgactgcaagatacagaaaaccaaacacgttcctaagtctctctaaaatcttttaaatatagaaaatcatgcagaaaattagcaacataatatttaggctcccactagaatagtgtcttgtgtgtaccaaaacttgtttctgcagcagctgtagtcttgtagCTGTGTCCCTCAGCTTCTGTACGCTCCTTcatagtaagcagatccacaagccaaagagtagaccagtttcttcccagatttgacgctgtgttaaggagtgtcatgtatacattcctcgGCCCGgcgtatatggcttgccagtagctgcagccccacgcttgtggtagtgtccccagcatcccatgcgtaCAACATATCcaagtagataggaaaatataagatcccagggaatttccgggccccttcctttgcctcctggGCCGCCTTCTAGatcctggacccaggtacaaattaccccctttacccccctctcctaggccctggtggtcAATGAGACCCAGAATCTAGAGAAGTTGCTTTGCTTTAGCTTTGCTAGTCAATAACCTATAAAGTGCATGAGGCAACTAACAAACATGGATtctggtttgtttgcttttttgctaACCTGAAGATGTCTGCTTGCCCAGGCCCACAGAAGTATGTATCCAAGCCAAAGAATAATGTAATGGTTAAGACAAAATATTATGGTAGGATGTTAACGGGGTGACTGTCGTGTAATTAAGATGGtataaaaggatgcattttcatGGTTGAAGTTGTACAGGATTTGGGTTTATTTATGGTGGTTGCCcataaatttgtttttcccctCATGATTTGCGCAAATATGATGAGATAATAAAGTTAACGTATCAATCTCTCTACCTAGGTATATGTCTGCTTTGAATTGGTTTGATTTGACTATTGCTGACTATGTGCTGAGGAAAAGAGCACTTTTCTGTACTTTTAAGTGACAGCCAATACAACAATAATGCAAGAGAAAGGTGGCATAGTAATGACTGATCGTGCATATTTTTGTGTCGGACTAAAGAAAATAGTTAACATAAAATCCAATTTTTTTCCTACTCTTTAGGAAATACTTGGCCTTCTACATGAACTACGAAAATCCTCCACCATATCCAGGCGCAACGGCCCCCTACCCACCATATACCCAACCAGGTGGGCCACCGGGTCCTGGTTACCCACCAGGGCCTGGCTACCCACCACCACCAGGGTCATATCCAGCAGGTGCGCCAGGCTACCAAGGCTATCCACAGTACGGATGGCAGAATGCTGCTCCACCTCAAGGACCAGTCTATGCAGATGGACCCAAAAATACAGGTAACGCCTGCTGCATGTACAGGACTGTAGTGGGTTCATGACTTTTCATGAACAGTTTTTCTTTTTATTATAGACCTGTATAACTGAATTCTTATTAGCTCCAGTGGTGTcgctggggggtgcgggccgcactgggtgacatgccaaGGGGGGATGACACACAAAGGCGGGTAacatcactagtgaccagaattgtggtttctaggaataataccatcatgttatatacaattcGATGCgttatttacagcagaatgcagtgaaaaaatccagagtgaaatatcaaTTCTGTCAAAgattatggccaaaaaccagaaaacaaaaatgcaagtgtcttatgtaacaaaaaagtacatttccttaattcagaacagaccaatgagactgattgtttgaagagccaatgagacgGCATGGAATCAATACGTTGTTAGTAAAGTGACACCCTTGGtgggggctgacaccactagtgaccaaaattgctaaaatcatggtttgtaggaataataccatcatgttatatatcaattaatgcgtaatagcatgcagaatgcaatgaaacaaaccgtgttgaaatatctgtgttctgtcaaaaggtatggcaaaaaaccagtgaggttgggatgatagtacatcaccatgcccaccacctgggccattgccccgcccactgcatgggaggaggtctatcatgagggtgacacactggccttccgttctggatgatgcaaaccctagtgatgccacggaTTAGCACTCTGGCCTGTTCTGCTGCATCCCAAACAAAGGGACATTAACAAAAAGTGAAATTTAGAGGGTAGTGCTCagtattccttttttttaaaagtattttatttatttattacagatacatgtgaggaaaatgggttagactttgggcaggtactacacaggttacacatgaggatatggccctagattacaacatgcattattcaaaagaaaagaaaagaaaagcaatcaaacgactggaaaaaaaacccccacaataatcttcaatacaaaagctatcatatttgtcattataaaaatttaaattgatCTGAatactcaatattgtttaactaaaactaTCCAATCGtcaaaaggcttccaatattttcttactctacctaaatctctctttcattctttctgttaaaacttctatttctgctatttcataaattttgtctattaaatttttctctagttggcacgccTGTAAatttccaattttgcgcaaacagtatttttgccgctgtaacaatatgtacagtaaggtattttctatattggtctttaatttctgatgtcacatttaggaggaatatttctggtttgaatggtaatacacaattcaatatcaaTACTGCTCAGTATTCTTATACTCTTATCCATCCTTTAATCTTTTCAGAAAGAAGGATTTCTGCCTTTGGGGTGGGTCTTCATAATAGAGAAGAAATTGAGGGCTGCTACTGTCCCTCCTGGCTGTAGTTGCCATCTCTAGCTTTTCATTTTCAGCATGTTTGTCCTGTATAGTATCTTTTGTAAAATGTGTGGCTTCCTAATAATAGTAACTTACTGGGCCTCTATAGAACAAAATCCAGGTTTTTACACAGCAGGTTCTTCTGACAGCGTTTAGTGTTGTTGACTTTTATTCTGGCAGACACTTTTGTATTAATTATGGCAAAGACAACAATGTGTTCATATAAAAGAAACTCAATGAGCTTAAGTAATGAGCCAGACTGTTCGCAGCAAGTTAAAACAATTATCAAGCTTTCCAGTCCTTTGCAAACACAGTTCTCACTGCTCTTGGGTATATTAACAATGGGTTGTGGGCATTCTTAAGGTTGAATATAGTTGTTTAATATATGCAAATTAGTCAGGTCTTGAAAGCCACTCATGTAACTTGTTTTCGTACCCTGCACAAGGCTCTGCTAAAACAAATTGAGGAAGGATAACACTGGAGCTCTCTAGGTTGCTTTTCTGCAACTATTCTGCAACTTCAGTCTGTCAACTGAAGGTTTTGCATTTTAGAAAGAGTCTTCCTGTATGCATCAGTTCATATGGCGGTTATGAAGAAATAAACTTGTGACTAGAATGTCTGTTTTAGTGGAGAGACTATTCTGAGGTTATAGTAGTGAGGCTGGCAAGGGGAAAATACATCAGCATTTCTGTGCTGGCTGTGGCGTCCCAGTAACTGCAAATAGTTTTTCAATTATTTATTTGCTCATATGAACTTATAGGCGATTCAAAATTTTGAGAATGCTCaaggattgcaacctcagccaCTGAAATGTTTCTGATGTTGGCAACTCAACCAGTCTGGTTTAAACCAATCAAAAGTTCTCTTCTGAACTTAGATTTTCATGATTCTCTTCTCAGCCTGGGgtccatttgcggcccttggggttCCCCAATCGAACCTGCAGGGAGACCCCAGtgtccaatgaacctctggcccatcggagactgttggagacCACTCTGGCCCGCAACTACTGGTTGTGACCACCAGACGTATgctgcgggccaagttagagcaaggccttttatagtctccatgtgtcttctgcttttccctggtaTTTTActcacccccccccaattgcctctgaacaacttatgtctccatgtgtttctggcttggtctgtatattctcactgtgcaagagatgtgtggcaaacagttctcttgtggttctacatgcctgtattatagttctcatgtgtattataaataatgtcggtaaaatttattcattcatatacgttctgtctctaatatattcatttaagtaaatttattcaaattggaaatgtaaattctttttctcagccctgacatagtgtcagagagatgatggctcaaatcctaaccaactttccagcactggcatagctgtgccaatgggacgtatgggGCATCCTACAGTtggtggcagtcactgaggcctcctcaaagtaaggggatgttagttcccttacctcgaagctgcattgcccttatattggtgctggatTAAGCCCAATGTGactttcctgccaaaatgtttgcccaccctggATTTAGGGTTTCTTTTAGATTCCATCTTCTCTCTCTCATCTCAAATTCCATGGCTTTTAGTATTGCCTATAATCCAATGTTACCCAGCTGTTACTCTCCAGCTCTGACCTTCTACTCCCTcacatttaaggctgcaatcctgtatgcactttcctgggaataaggggTTTCCTTcggacatgcataagattgtgctgtttaCTCCTTATCTGGTCTTTCTGACTGGGATATCTCATCATTGTCTTAAATGCAACATGTCTAAGATTGAACTGCTTGTCTTTCTTTCCAAGCCTTTCCTGTTTCTTCTTTCTTGTATCAATTGACATTGATGGATGTTGCCACCCAACTTGTCAAGCTAGGCAAGCAACATTGGCTTTATCTTTGGTTTCTCCTTTGCCACCCTATGTTTGATCAGTTGCCAGTATTCCCAACATCCAGCtcaatcttttctttttcttttggtcatCCCCTGCCTTGGCAACTATAGCTTGCTCTCTTCCTGTGGTCAAAATGAACTTTATTCTTTTCAACCCTGGTACAGTGGCTTCTTACCTCTTCCATATCCAATATAAACTGCCTATCCTTATTTTAAAAGTTCTTTATGGGTTTTCCTCACCCTATTATCCTTTTTCCCCTCTCATCACCCACCAAAGCTGTTCCTTCAGTAGGGCGATTGGGATGGCCACCCTGTGTCCTGCACTCTCATGACCAATAAATAGTGATAATAGCTGCCCTCCACACTGTTTGAGTTGTTTCAGGCCCACACCCTTCTAGGGAGCTCTCTGCCCCCCATTCCCCTTGTAAAAATGTACATTGAGGAGGAAGAA from Tiliqua scincoides isolate rTilSci1 chromosome 4, rTilSci1.hap2, whole genome shotgun sequence encodes the following:
- the CYSTM1 gene encoding cysteine-rich and transmembrane domain-containing protein 1, which gives rise to MNYENPPPYPGATAPYPPYTQPGGPPGPGYPPGPGYPPPPGSYPAGAPGYQGYPQYGWQNAAPPQGPVYADGPKNTVYVVEERQRDNSAESTCLTACWTALCCCCLWDMLT